A DNA window from Porphyromonas gingivalis ATCC 33277 contains the following coding sequences:
- a CDS encoding ATP-binding protein — MSLNAAHEGYEYQDLLTVYYILSEILNGNNANFIIDRKLNPDDAFDDLTIERSGIILKKQIKYSNAHTLQKKDISANSSYQLAIDDLYHSWLRNKNNEVRLCLAWNEPTDDLVQILSEQSGNKTFISHPTRLFQINIDKLWPVGKKPLAKWKRFRESSQNINRNDFAEFCMHLYIETNFPKFSLNIDSPGELETVVFQQAELLGIGTFPNHHITVKNFVARLILKVKEARSKGHNIHTQSIFISFNIKTDYGAIEQNFPIDKQKNVITKRTINNLIHEIQGHKKVVLWGEPGSGKSWLVNNFMTTAQKNGVHIVKHFCYTDLKDQLQKERIKQNTLYGNLIFDILKVFPHLSEKKTQKYASTLSELNLLIQNIDEPAIIIIDGLDHIDRVYNFHNYTDLSRDEIEIIEILENIECTENVSILLASQPISKLNNISGFHSFEIPKWKKQEIISLLKKHNIENFIINEKELSQILLAKSEGNPLYLTYLIKELQKTGEIEENFINNLPAYSYNLKEYYTYLLTKLNTRESLPKILSGVNFYLSKNELKEITGEGDFIEEALSALSPILKTNISQDGYIIYHESFRRYVLDILKDKNVSIEQNVFKPTIDWFKSKNIFSYTKAYRYGLQFFYNCHQYQEIEQHITKEFIVNSVSWGQPWKSIECNIQIMAQSAIHLQNFSLMIIVNELFKTIGSVENSYESSFNAYMECMGMTKGFEYVSNFLTFEGEPTLDNPVQGLQVCYISSRHNAFAPWNLYFDYFKKGEKIQLEDFKYYVRYFIAQEDTKALVEISKKVVRKKLKPFEEIFVHEFETISNSEYQKNLLKAEPSITNICIKKKDDKHKGIDTLIQQIKTSKGFSEKETEIVADFINQCNIQEIDKIEYEKISKQLSGINWFYNWLIYCVKITIINNKTDYTFDEVKEAFSYLIYDTEPFKGEPRTCDLYYIQPVIYKSIKEGLRFVNSVEEWKYIINLVIDVSYKTGTSFQGSIGGPIGTDKLFALFEEIAIPSNAEYLLEKAIEIYEANKETLYFSYLSDFCFSICKLCLKANKKDDADAYFLLGSRYMVSYTWRRDITLFEAVECLSFLPQLDAELTKDSLQRTYELAESVIYHTDGKDTKWLPIYWFKEYVKIDSFEASVWLMNQLYKTRYYWILEHNLQNLLEHTQGGINPIVEQFISNSFIVENDESYIKTTININEKIANESPFLNSFFAKKIYTRLQNERRSEYSDSLNDKLHNYFSLLNIEYQPVKKQTPQRNKIQTEKKNNFRTKEFSDMSLSEIGNCVKKGNLSESDFHSLTYIFDNLKIDEESKQLIKDCVIGNSRYRFDDDIPLEKLGILFERNKELKIYFNVLAFVWTISGNGSIFHLKEKFKEAYSIDADKSIEYLFELLPIIFNGINRDFACNLLTALVEAGYDSKNIIDSVKNLIDCIEYKIPVIENKDWNHELENEFGMNQEEILISIMLIRSKAYTTERLIHTLTAFATLLYKEPNKLIKPLKWFFCKHEYFKESVILCVLDILYEYDKLYPAYIKNFTFELEKIYPKRYYLIDCLLERFLNKKAFPIILPSQSGIYPINRKDLETFLSFNNRLKKLDAIEIDVTSVVAKHKTIYLSKHKDKLDLYANRSYEMYVKHIYPSDYILQRINTDLYQDLRTLQKEEEDDCYDFLRINTKALIAQNLSFSLRPKDLTLPSQGKSLTEKYPIKNDSGWIRLAHYENELKKRDRLFDLKEYRTWGTCLGGFNNSTPLALETLYDYAFCLPDHGVLFEFIQYDPLENYHLFWLNPIILERLGIVISDFLTGIVAKNENDEVVLKYNQWKTNYVGNGDFGIREEIPTIEGVELLIREDYFKKMQRILGKQLSEYVTLFLNFKDVSKESE, encoded by the coding sequence ATGAGTCTAAACGCAGCACATGAAGGATATGAATATCAAGATTTACTAACTGTCTATTATATTCTATCAGAGATACTGAACGGAAATAATGCCAATTTCATAATTGACAGAAAGCTAAATCCTGATGATGCCTTTGATGATTTAACTATTGAAAGGTCTGGAATAATTCTAAAAAAACAAATTAAATATAGTAATGCCCATACATTACAAAAAAAGGATATTTCGGCGAATAGTAGTTACCAACTGGCAATTGACGATTTATACCACTCATGGCTTCGAAATAAAAATAATGAAGTACGATTATGCCTGGCATGGAATGAACCAACAGATGATTTAGTTCAAATACTATCGGAGCAAAGCGGAAATAAAACATTTATTTCCCATCCAACCCGATTATTTCAAATCAATATAGATAAACTTTGGCCAGTAGGCAAAAAGCCTTTAGCAAAGTGGAAAAGATTTCGGGAGTCTTCTCAAAATATAAATAGGAATGATTTTGCTGAATTCTGCATGCATTTATATATAGAAACCAATTTCCCAAAATTTAGCCTGAATATTGATTCTCCGGGAGAATTAGAAACTGTAGTGTTTCAGCAGGCAGAATTATTGGGTATCGGAACGTTTCCCAATCATCATATTACAGTAAAAAATTTTGTAGCACGGCTTATTCTAAAAGTAAAAGAAGCCAGAAGTAAAGGACATAACATTCATACGCAATCTATATTCATTTCATTCAATATTAAAACGGACTACGGAGCAATTGAGCAGAATTTTCCTATTGATAAACAAAAAAATGTAATAACAAAAAGGACTATCAATAATTTGATACATGAAATCCAAGGCCACAAGAAAGTAGTACTTTGGGGAGAGCCGGGTAGCGGAAAATCGTGGTTGGTTAATAATTTCATGACAACTGCTCAAAAAAATGGGGTACACATAGTAAAACATTTTTGCTATACAGATTTAAAAGACCAATTACAAAAAGAACGGATAAAACAAAATACGCTTTATGGAAATTTAATATTCGATATCTTAAAAGTATTCCCTCATCTTTCAGAAAAGAAAACACAGAAATATGCAAGCACCTTATCCGAATTAAATCTATTAATTCAAAACATAGACGAGCCTGCAATAATTATTATTGATGGGTTAGACCATATTGATAGGGTTTACAACTTTCATAATTATACCGACCTCTCAAGAGATGAAATTGAAATAATAGAAATCCTTGAAAATATAGAGTGTACGGAAAATGTTTCAATATTATTAGCTTCTCAACCTATTTCAAAGTTGAATAATATTTCCGGTTTTCACTCATTTGAAATACCAAAATGGAAAAAACAGGAGATAATATCACTCTTAAAAAAACACAATATAGAGAATTTCATTATAAACGAAAAGGAGCTATCACAGATACTATTAGCCAAAAGTGAAGGTAACCCTCTATATTTAACCTACCTCATTAAGGAATTGCAAAAAACGGGCGAAATTGAAGAGAACTTTATTAATAATCTTCCTGCATACTCGTACAATTTGAAAGAGTATTATACATATCTCCTCACAAAATTAAACACTCGGGAATCTTTACCGAAAATACTTTCCGGTGTTAATTTCTACCTTTCAAAAAATGAGCTCAAGGAGATTACAGGAGAAGGAGATTTTATAGAAGAAGCATTATCCGCACTTTCTCCAATACTAAAGACTAATATTTCTCAGGATGGCTATATCATTTATCATGAAAGTTTTCGAAGGTATGTTTTAGATATATTGAAAGATAAGAATGTATCAATAGAGCAGAATGTATTTAAGCCCACAATTGATTGGTTTAAAAGCAAAAATATTTTTTCATATACAAAAGCGTACCGTTATGGCTTACAGTTTTTCTACAATTGTCATCAATACCAAGAAATAGAACAACATATTACAAAAGAGTTTATAGTAAACAGCGTCTCTTGGGGACAACCTTGGAAGTCGATAGAATGCAACATTCAGATAATGGCTCAGTCAGCCATCCATTTGCAAAACTTTAGTTTAATGATAATAGTAAATGAATTATTCAAAACTATTGGTAGCGTAGAAAACAGCTACGAGAGCTCATTCAATGCTTATATGGAATGTATGGGAATGACCAAAGGGTTTGAATACGTTTCCAATTTCTTAACTTTTGAGGGAGAACCCACTTTGGATAATCCTGTACAGGGGCTTCAGGTTTGCTATATATCTTCACGGCATAATGCTTTTGCACCTTGGAATTTATATTTCGATTATTTTAAAAAAGGTGAAAAAATTCAACTTGAAGATTTTAAATACTATGTCAGATATTTCATTGCACAGGAAGATACCAAAGCATTAGTTGAAATATCAAAAAAAGTAGTAAGAAAAAAGCTGAAACCATTTGAAGAAATTTTTGTACATGAATTTGAAACCATTTCAAATTCTGAATACCAAAAGAACCTTTTAAAGGCAGAACCCTCTATTACAAATATATGTATTAAGAAAAAGGATGACAAGCACAAAGGCATTGATACTTTAATACAGCAGATTAAAACATCCAAAGGCTTTTCTGAAAAAGAAACTGAAATTGTTGCTGATTTTATTAATCAATGTAACATTCAAGAAATAGATAAAATTGAATATGAAAAAATATCCAAACAATTATCAGGCATAAACTGGTTCTATAACTGGCTTATTTACTGTGTAAAAATAACAATAATCAACAATAAGACAGATTATACTTTTGATGAGGTTAAAGAGGCTTTTTCATATTTAATATACGATACAGAACCATTTAAAGGAGAGCCTCGAACTTGTGATTTGTATTACATACAACCAGTTATATATAAGTCTATTAAAGAAGGGTTAAGATTCGTCAATTCTGTAGAAGAATGGAAGTATATTATAAACCTGGTTATAGACGTGAGTTATAAAACAGGCACATCATTTCAAGGTTCTATAGGAGGGCCAATAGGAACAGATAAATTGTTTGCATTATTTGAAGAAATAGCAATTCCATCAAATGCAGAATATCTTTTAGAAAAAGCTATCGAAATATATGAGGCTAATAAAGAAACCTTATATTTTTCATATCTCTCGGATTTTTGCTTTTCTATTTGCAAGCTCTGCCTTAAAGCCAATAAAAAAGACGATGCTGATGCATATTTTCTTTTAGGATCCCGGTATATGGTTAGCTATACATGGAGACGAGATATTACCTTATTCGAGGCAGTAGAATGTTTATCTTTTTTACCTCAACTAGACGCAGAATTAACAAAAGACAGCTTACAAAGAACATATGAGTTGGCCGAATCCGTAATTTATCATACAGACGGAAAAGATACGAAATGGCTACCCATATATTGGTTTAAAGAATACGTGAAAATTGATTCGTTCGAAGCCTCTGTATGGTTAATGAATCAACTTTATAAAACTCGGTACTATTGGATATTAGAACACAATCTGCAAAATTTGTTAGAACATACACAAGGCGGTATAAACCCTATTGTAGAACAATTCATTTCAAACTCATTCATTGTTGAAAATGATGAATCCTACATCAAAACCACTATTAATATCAATGAGAAAATTGCAAATGAATCCCCTTTTTTAAACTCCTTTTTTGCTAAAAAGATTTATACTCGCCTTCAAAATGAACGTCGCTCTGAATATTCGGATAGCTTGAATGATAAATTGCACAACTATTTTTCTTTATTGAATATCGAATACCAACCAGTAAAAAAACAAACTCCACAAAGGAACAAAATACAAACAGAGAAAAAAAACAACTTTCGGACAAAAGAATTTTCAGATATGTCATTGTCTGAAATAGGTAATTGCGTTAAAAAAGGGAATCTGTCAGAATCAGACTTTCATTCCTTGACCTATATCTTTGACAACTTAAAAATAGATGAAGAATCAAAGCAACTAATCAAAGATTGTGTCATTGGAAATTCACGTTACAGATTTGATGATGACATTCCGTTAGAAAAACTGGGTATATTATTCGAAAGAAATAAGGAATTAAAAATCTACTTCAACGTTTTAGCATTCGTCTGGACGATTAGTGGTAATGGGAGTATTTTTCATCTCAAAGAAAAATTTAAAGAAGCATATTCTATAGATGCAGACAAATCCATCGAATATCTATTTGAGCTTCTTCCTATCATATTCAATGGAATAAACCGGGATTTTGCATGCAACTTATTAACAGCCTTAGTTGAAGCTGGATATGATTCAAAAAACATAATCGATTCGGTTAAAAACCTCATTGATTGTATCGAATATAAAATTCCTGTTATCGAAAATAAAGATTGGAATCATGAGCTTGAAAATGAATTTGGTATGAATCAGGAGGAAATATTAATTTCTATTATGCTAATTCGTTCAAAAGCTTATACAACAGAGCGGCTTATACATACACTCACTGCATTTGCAACACTATTGTATAAGGAGCCTAACAAATTAATAAAACCATTGAAGTGGTTTTTCTGCAAACATGAATATTTTAAAGAATCGGTTATACTATGTGTATTAGATATTCTCTATGAATACGATAAATTATATCCGGCATATATTAAAAACTTTACTTTTGAATTGGAAAAAATCTATCCTAAAAGATATTACTTAATAGATTGTCTTTTGGAACGATTTTTAAATAAAAAAGCATTTCCTATTATACTTCCGTCTCAGTCAGGGATATACCCCATTAATCGAAAGGATTTAGAAACGTTTTTATCCTTTAATAACAGATTAAAAAAGTTAGATGCTATAGAGATAGACGTAACTTCAGTTGTCGCCAAACACAAAACCATTTATTTGTCAAAACACAAAGACAAATTAGACCTATATGCAAATAGGTCTTATGAAATGTATGTAAAACATATCTATCCATCAGATTACATCTTACAAAGAATTAACACAGACCTGTATCAAGATTTAAGAACATTACAAAAAGAAGAAGAGGATGATTGCTACGATTTTCTCAGGATTAACACTAAAGCTTTAATTGCTCAAAATTTATCATTTTCATTGCGGCCAAAAGATTTAACTCTTCCATCACAAGGAAAAAGTTTAACTGAAAAATATCCAATAAAGAATGACAGTGGATGGATAAGATTAGCTCACTACGAAAATGAATTAAAAAAAAGAGATAGACTTTTTGATTTGAAAGAATATCGGACTTGGGGTACTTGTCTTGGTGGTTTTAATAATTCAACTCCATTGGCTTTAGAAACACTTTATGATTATGCGTTTTGTTTACCAGATCATGGAGTGTTATTTGAATTTATACAGTACGACCCTTTAGAGAATTATCATTTATTTTGGCTTAATCCAATAATACTAGAACGGCTAGGAATAGTCATCAGTGACTTTTTGACTGGAATTGTCGCAAAAAATGAGAATGATGAAGTTGTATTAAAATATAATCAATGGAAAACTAATTACGTTGGTAATGGGGATTTTGGCATTAGAGAAGAAATACCAACAATTGAAGGTGTAGAGTTACTAATACGAGAAGACTATTTTAAAAAGATGCAACGAATTCTTGGTAAGCAATTATCGGAATATGTAACTCTATTTTTGAACTTCAAAGATGTTTCGAAAGAATCTGAGTGA
- a CDS encoding DUF3945 domain-containing protein has protein sequence MDVNSNNKSASDEQMMDILLVFDKEKKTINAVKGIDENGELQTVPPKQEHNNDFLKVDKQGNALENFLKNFFNQLKDPTRFSFFKIAPEDTERTVKIIQENIKNPTPAADEMLDKIRIEPKDLKVENPKESTTQEQKPDTNKYFIDPNKINWDDLKNLGVTKEQLEKSKALEPMLQGYKSPSTFPIEANFGSMVMKTDARLSFRPDSEGNVVLAIHGTRKGPELDRPFFGHQFTDEDKKNLRETGNMGRIVDVKNYRTGELIPSFISIDKQTNELVSMKASSLKLPDEIKGVKLDEKQKADLMEGKAVFLENMISAKNKPFSAFVQVNAEKRSLEFIFPEKEQKQTQQQGQQQRNDQPEGVRIPKFLAGVELSDKQQADLRADKTIYVKGLKDKEGQEYNAYVKVNHEKGKLDFYKFNPDKVKEKAKEITPANEHKTQVAVNSEGKTNEATKHTKEPLKPGQATPTGEQKKKREEKKEEQKPDKPKKSQGRKMK, from the coding sequence ATGGATGTAAATTCAAACAACAAGTCCGCCTCTGATGAACAGATGATGGACATTCTTCTTGTCTTTGACAAGGAAAAGAAAACGATTAATGCCGTAAAGGGTATTGATGAAAACGGGGAACTGCAAACCGTTCCGCCGAAGCAGGAACATAATAACGATTTCCTGAAAGTGGATAAGCAGGGTAACGCACTTGAAAATTTCTTGAAGAACTTTTTCAACCAGCTAAAAGACCCGACCCGTTTCAGTTTCTTCAAAATAGCACCCGAAGATACCGAACGGACAGTAAAAATCATTCAGGAGAATATCAAGAACCCGACACCTGCTGCCGATGAAATGCTTGATAAAATCCGTATCGAGCCTAAAGACCTGAAAGTGGAAAATCCGAAAGAATCCACAACACAGGAACAGAAGCCCGATACAAATAAGTATTTCATTGACCCTAACAAAATCAACTGGGACGACCTGAAAAATCTGGGTGTCACCAAAGAACAGCTTGAAAAATCAAAGGCTTTGGAGCCTATGCTGCAGGGATATAAGTCGCCTTCTACCTTTCCGATTGAAGCCAACTTCGGGTCAATGGTAATGAAAACGGATGCCCGTCTTTCGTTCCGTCCGGACAGTGAAGGGAATGTGGTATTGGCTATTCATGGCACCCGTAAAGGACCGGAACTTGACCGTCCGTTTTTTGGACACCAGTTTACGGATGAAGACAAAAAGAATCTTCGGGAAACCGGAAACATGGGTAGGATTGTTGATGTAAAAAACTACCGTACAGGCGAACTTATACCTTCTTTTATCAGTATCGACAAACAGACCAATGAACTGGTATCCATGAAGGCTTCGTCCCTCAAACTCCCTGATGAAATAAAAGGCGTTAAGCTGGATGAAAAACAAAAAGCTGACCTGATGGAAGGTAAAGCGGTATTCCTTGAAAATATGATTTCCGCCAAGAATAAGCCGTTCTCTGCCTTCGTTCAGGTTAATGCGGAGAAACGCAGCCTTGAATTTATCTTTCCTGAAAAAGAGCAAAAACAAACCCAACAACAGGGACAACAGCAGAGGAACGACCAGCCAGAAGGGGTGCGTATTCCCAAATTCCTTGCAGGAGTGGAATTATCCGATAAACAGCAGGCTGATTTGCGGGCAGATAAAACCATCTATGTAAAAGGGCTGAAAGATAAAGAAGGTCAGGAATATAACGCCTATGTAAAGGTAAACCATGAAAAAGGAAAACTGGATTTCTACAAATTCAATCCTGATAAAGTGAAAGAGAAAGCCAAAGAAATAACCCCTGCCAACGAACATAAAACACAAGTAGCGGTCAATTCCGAAGGCAAAACGAACGAAGCGACCAAGCATACGAAAGAACCTTTGAAGCCCGGACAAGCTACACCTACCGGGGAACAGAAGAAAAAGCGGGAAGAAAAGAAAGAAGAACAGAAGCCCGACAAACCTAAAAAGTCGCAAGGTCGCAAAATGAAATAA